One Rhodothermales bacterium DNA window includes the following coding sequences:
- a CDS encoding SDR family NAD(P)-dependent oxidoreductase yields MNRFENQVAIVTGGASGIGLAIGRRLAREGATVVLFDRDQALLDKAAAGFRSDEMDAATYGVDVTSEPGVKEAIDDVVGRFGRLDVMINCAGVVGPTSTKILDYDAASFRQVVDINLTGSFLMTKYAIGPMLKRSYGRILLIASIGGKEGNPGMAGYAASKSGVMGLVKGIGKEYAGTGVTVNGLAPAVIRTPMNEDTAPEMLEYMASKIPMGRLGTVDEAAAISCWIVSEEASFNTGFVFDLSGGRATF; encoded by the coding sequence ATGAATCGATTCGAAAACCAGGTCGCCATCGTGACGGGCGGCGCGAGCGGGATCGGGCTGGCGATCGGTCGCCGGCTGGCGCGTGAGGGCGCTACGGTCGTTTTGTTCGACCGCGACCAGGCCCTGCTGGACAAGGCCGCGGCGGGCTTCCGGTCCGATGAGATGGACGCCGCCACCTACGGGGTGGACGTGACCAGCGAGCCCGGCGTGAAGGAGGCCATCGACGATGTGGTCGGCCGTTTCGGCCGGCTCGACGTGATGATCAACTGCGCCGGCGTGGTCGGACCGACGTCGACCAAGATTCTCGACTACGACGCGGCGTCGTTTCGCCAGGTGGTCGACATCAACCTGACCGGCTCGTTCCTGATGACGAAATACGCGATCGGTCCGATGCTCAAGCGGTCGTACGGGCGCATCCTGCTAATCGCCTCCATCGGCGGCAAGGAGGGCAACCCGGGCATGGCCGGCTACGCGGCGAGCAAGTCGGGCGTGATGGGCCTGGTCAAGGGCATCGGGAAGGAGTACGCCGGCACGGGCGTGACGGTCAACGGCCTCGCGCCGGCGGTCATCCGCACCCCGATGAACGAGGATACCGCCCCCGAGATGCTCGAATACATGGCCTCCAAGATCCCCATGGGTCGGCTGGGCACCGTCGACGAGGCGGCCGCGATCTCATGCTGGATCGTTTCCGAGGAA
- a CDS encoding dihydroxy-acid dehydratase has translation LGLTLPGAAAIPAPDSRRRRLAHMTGMRIVEMVREDLKLSQILTRQAFENAIRVNAAVGGSTNFVIHLLAIAGRVGIDLSLEDFDRLGSEMPLLVNLMPSGKYLMEDFYYAGGLPAVVAEIRDRLHLGALTVTGKSFGENNEEAPNYNTDVITPAAEPLLDHAGLAVLRGNLAEDGAIIKPSAASPELMRHRGPAVVFEDYDDYHDRIDDPNLNVTKDSVLVLKNVGPKGYPGMPEVGNMGLPKKVLEEGVRDMVRISDGRMSGTAYGTVVLHVAPESAIGGTLALVQDGDMIELDVPARKLHLDVPEAEIARRRAAWTPRSPHTDRGYVSMYLNHVMQADTGADFDFLQGKSGSDVPNPNH, from the coding sequence GACCTCAAGCTCTCCCAGATCCTCACGCGGCAGGCCTTCGAGAACGCGATCCGGGTGAACGCCGCGGTGGGGGGATCCACGAATTTCGTCATCCATCTGCTGGCCATCGCCGGCCGGGTCGGGATCGATCTTTCGCTGGAGGATTTCGACCGGCTCGGCAGCGAGATGCCGCTACTCGTCAACCTGATGCCGTCGGGCAAATACCTGATGGAGGATTTCTACTACGCCGGCGGCCTGCCCGCCGTCGTCGCCGAAATCCGGGACCGGCTGCATCTCGGGGCGCTGACCGTGACGGGCAAGTCGTTTGGCGAAAACAATGAGGAGGCGCCGAACTACAACACGGACGTGATCACGCCGGCGGCGGAGCCGCTGCTCGATCACGCCGGCCTGGCCGTACTGCGCGGCAACCTCGCCGAAGACGGCGCCATCATCAAGCCGTCCGCCGCCTCGCCCGAACTGATGCGGCATCGCGGGCCGGCGGTCGTTTTCGAGGACTACGACGACTACCACGACCGGATCGACGACCCGAACCTCAACGTGACGAAGGACTCGGTCCTCGTCCTGAAAAACGTCGGCCCGAAAGGGTATCCGGGCATGCCGGAAGTGGGCAACATGGGGCTGCCCAAAAAGGTGCTGGAGGAGGGCGTGCGCGACATGGTCCGCATCTCCGACGGCCGCATGAGCGGGACGGCGTACGGCACCGTGGTGCTGCATGTCGCCCCCGAGTCCGCCATCGGCGGGACGCTCGCGCTGGTGCAGGACGGCGACATGATCGAACTCGACGTGCCGGCGCGAAAGCTCCATCTGGACGTCCCCGAAGCCGAAATCGCCCGCCGGCGCGCCGCCTGGACGCCCCGATCGCCCCACACGGACCGCGGGTACGTCAGCATGTACCTCAACCACGTCATGCAAGCCGACACCGGCGCCGACTTCGACTTCCTCCAGGGCAAGTCCGGCAGCGACGTGCCGAATCCGAACCATTGA